Below is a genomic region from Oncorhynchus gorbuscha isolate QuinsamMale2020 ecotype Even-year unplaced genomic scaffold, OgorEven_v1.0 Un_scaffold_5245, whole genome shotgun sequence.
cagatcactgttgtcatggagggattcagatcactgttgttattactgatggagggattcagatcactgttgtcattactgatggagggattcagatcactgttgtcattactgatggagggattcagatcactgttgtcatggagggattcagatcactgttgtcattactgatggagggattcagatcactgttgtcattactgatggagggattcagatcactgttgtcattactgatggaaggattcagatcactgttgtcattactgatggaaggattcagatcactgttgtcattactgatggagtgctttctcttctctcctcttctgttccttTCTTCTCTTCGCCTCTCTGTTGCTTATTCTCTCATATATTTTACTCTGGGTGGacttccatcccccctctctctctctctttccatcccccctctctctctctctttccatccccctctctctctctctttccatccccctctccctctccctttccatccccctctctctctctctttcatccccctctctctctctttcatccccctctctctctctctttccatccccctctctctctctctttccatcccccctctctctctctcttccatcccccctctctctctcttccatccccctctctctctctctttccatgccccctctctctctctctttccatgccccctctctctctctctttccatccccctctctctctttccacccccctctctctctttccaccccccctctctctctttccaccccccctctctctctctttcatccccctctctctctctttccacacccctctctttccaccccccttctctctttccacaccccctgtctctctctaccccctgtctctctctaccccccgtctctctctttccaccccctgtctctctaccccccctctctctaccccccccccccccctgtctctctctaccccctgtctctctccacccccctctctcctcctctccaggtctcCTGTCTAAGTCTGACTCCGGCCAGgactcatctccctcctccaccccccacacCCGAGGTTTCTCCTCCCCGTCGCCGGGCCCTCAGACTCGGGGTCTCCCCGTATCCCAGGGgccccccaccctccccctcgCCCTCCCCCTCAGACCCAGCCCCCTCGcgttccccccacccctccctcccacgcCCCCCAGCTGGGACCACCCTTCCCAATCAGCCCTCTGGATGTCCTGGCCCAGGGCCTCACCTCCGTACCCCACCACCCCCCAGCCCACCCAGGCCTTCACCCTGCTGCCCCAACCATTCCCCAGAGCATCGCACCCCCAGCTAAGGTGAGGAGACcagagggagaaaagaaggggtgtcattctgcccctgaacaggcagttaacccactgttcctaggccgtcattgaaaataagaatttgttcttaactga
It encodes:
- the LOC124029015 gene encoding bromodomain-containing protein 4-like: MDMGTIKKRLENSYYWNAQECIQDFNTMFTNCYIYNKPGDDIVLMAESLEKMFLQKISEMPQEETEIPMVTRGRRAGQREAGLLSKSDSGQDSSPSSTPHTRGFSSPSPGPQTRGLPVSQGPPTLPLALPLRPSPLAFPPPLPPTPPSWDHPSQSALWMSWPRASPPYPTTPQPTQAFTLLPQPFPRASHPQLR